From the Desulfuromonas thiophila genome, the window ATTGCGGGACTGGGCTGAGGGTCGTCATCAGGTGACGGACGATCAGCCTTATGGCGGTGGTGGCGGTATGATTCTCAAGCCCGAGCCGGTGTGGCGGGCGCTGCAGGATCTGCGGCGTTTAAGACCGGCAGCGCCGGTGTTGCTGCTGACACCGCAGGGCCAGCGCTTCGATCAGCGTCAGGCCGAGAAACTGGCGCGATACGCCGGGTTGATCTTTGTCTGTGGCCGTTACGAGGGCTTTGATGAGCGCATTCGTGGCTATGTCGATGCCGAGTACAGTCTGGGCGACTTTGTTCTGACCGGCGGTGAGTTGGCCGCCATGGTGATGATTGATGCCATTGCCCGGCTGGTGCCGGGTGTCCTGGGTAACAGTGGCAGCGCCGCGGGTGATTCCTTCAGTGATGGACTGCTGGAGTTTCCGCAATATACCCGCCCCGTCGAATATGCCGGCCAGCGGGTGCCCGAGGTGCTGCTCAGTGGTGACCATGCCCGCATCGCCGACTGGCGGCGCTGGCAGCAGCTGTGTCGTACGCGTCAGCGTCGTCCCGATCTGTGGCAGAACCATGCCCTGAGTGAGCAGGATCGACGCCTGCTGCAGCGGTTCGTCGACAGCGATCCGCAGGCAGATGCCTGAACCTATAGAATATGAAGTAAAAAGAACAGTTCACAAGAATCCGTATCACAGGTACACTTTTTGGCCTGTATCGTTTTAAGGAGACCGTCATGAATATTGTGGAACAGATTGGCAACGAGCAACTTAAGCAGGATATCCCG encodes:
- the trmD gene encoding tRNA (guanosine(37)-N1)-methyltransferase TrmD, which produces MQFDVLTLFPHMFDSPFADSIVGRACQQGRIQLHTHPLRDWAEGRHQVTDDQPYGGGGGMILKPEPVWRALQDLRRLRPAAPVLLLTPQGQRFDQRQAEKLARYAGLIFVCGRYEGFDERIRGYVDAEYSLGDFVLTGGELAAMVMIDAIARLVPGVLGNSGSAAGDSFSDGLLEFPQYTRPVEYAGQRVPEVLLSGDHARIADWRRWQQLCRTRQRRPDLWQNHALSEQDRRLLQRFVDSDPQADA